The Sagittula sp. P11 genome window below encodes:
- a CDS encoding response regulator transcription factor: MPAEAQVRGPEKALVVDDHPLFCDALTLTLQSIADFQEIRTAGTLEQALEVMAQDSAIGLIVLDLNLPDVNGLDGLVRLRNAAPRAAILVASSMADNGMISHALKAGADGFVPKHSQRSVFRRAFEAVTSGRSFVPDGFIDPTGGQSSEPDDALARLASLTNQQARILYLICEGKLNKQIAFDLSIAETTVKAHVTAIMRKLGVHSRTQAVLVAQEARFSNAADSGFRKDLPTGM; this comes from the coding sequence ATGCCCGCTGAAGCACAGGTGCGCGGCCCGGAAAAGGCGCTGGTGGTCGACGATCACCCGCTCTTCTGTGACGCGCTGACGCTGACCCTCCAGTCCATCGCCGATTTCCAGGAGATCCGGACCGCCGGCACACTGGAACAGGCGCTCGAGGTCATGGCGCAGGATTCGGCCATCGGGCTGATCGTGCTGGACCTCAACCTGCCGGATGTGAACGGGCTGGACGGCCTCGTGCGGTTGCGCAACGCCGCGCCCCGGGCGGCGATCCTCGTCGCCTCCTCCATGGCCGACAACGGGATGATCAGCCACGCGCTCAAGGCCGGTGCGGACGGGTTCGTACCCAAGCATTCCCAACGGTCGGTCTTCCGCCGCGCGTTTGAGGCCGTGACCTCGGGCCGGTCCTTCGTGCCGGACGGCTTCATCGACCCGACCGGCGGGCAGTCCTCTGAACCCGACGATGCGCTGGCGCGGCTGGCCTCCCTGACCAACCAGCAGGCGCGCATCCTCTACCTGATTTGCGAGGGCAAGCTGAACAAGCAGATCGCCTTTGACCTCTCCATCGCCGAGACCACGGTGAAGGCCCATGTGACGGCAATCATGCGCAAGCTGGGGGTACACAGCCGCACGCAGGCGGTACTGGTCGCGCAGGAGGCGCGGTTCTCCAATGCTGCCGACAGCGGTTTCCGGAAGGACTTGCCAACCGGAATGTGA
- a CDS encoding entericidin EcnA/B family protein, with product MRTILILALAAGLAGCATVEGLGHDISGGARTVQSWF from the coding sequence ATGAGAACGATCCTGATACTGGCGCTGGCCGCGGGGCTGGCGGGCTGTGCTACGGTCGAAGGGCTGGGCCACGACATTTCGGGCGGCGCACGCACCGTGCAGAGCTGGTTCTGA
- a CDS encoding extracellular solute-binding protein: MNIKSFRISGRFRNRIGVTASSILCASALMAEPQHGIAMYGEPALPPDFVSLPYANPDAPKGGKIVLGEVGSFDSLNPHILKGTPPWQLRFLAYESLMGRSYDEPFTLYGVLAESIEVGPNRDWVEFTLRPEAKFSDGSPVTVEDVMWSYETLGTKGHGRYRGFWAKVESMEQTGERSVRFTFNEENRELALLAGMRPILKKAQWDGVDFENSGLDVIPITSAPYQITDYEPGRFVELTRDPDYWGKDVPFKVGTDNLDTIRMEFFADATAHFEAFKAGEITSLRETNVETWNSQYDFPAVQNGDVVKSEIGHERPTGIYGFVMNSRRDLFDDWRVRDAMMHVFNFEYINDVQTGGVQPRITSYYSNSELGMQDGPAEGKVRELLEPFADELLPGALEGYSLPVADGTVRNRANTAQALDLMAEAGYTIEDGVMTSPEGQPVTFEILIRQGQTDNVSIAEIFSTSLKRLGIDATVVMVDSAQFEDRTKSYDFDMAYYERGLSLSPGNEQYLYWGAAGVDTPGTGNWMGMNSPAAEAMIGEMLTADTHEDFVSAVRALDRVLTTGRYVIPIMYRYDLSRIAHAKELHYPATLPVYGDWLGFQPDVWWWEE; this comes from the coding sequence ATGAACATAAAATCTTTCCGGATTTCGGGCCGGTTTCGGAACCGGATCGGAGTTACCGCGAGCTCGATTCTCTGTGCCTCTGCATTGATGGCCGAACCGCAGCACGGCATAGCTATGTATGGGGAGCCTGCGCTCCCACCCGATTTTGTGTCCCTGCCCTACGCCAACCCGGATGCGCCCAAGGGCGGAAAGATCGTTCTGGGCGAGGTCGGCAGCTTCGACAGCCTCAATCCGCATATCCTGAAAGGCACGCCACCGTGGCAGCTGCGTTTTCTTGCGTATGAAAGCCTTATGGGCCGGAGTTACGACGAACCGTTCACACTTTACGGCGTTCTGGCCGAATCGATAGAGGTCGGACCGAATCGCGACTGGGTTGAATTCACCCTCCGACCCGAGGCGAAATTCTCCGACGGCAGCCCGGTGACGGTCGAGGACGTCATGTGGTCCTACGAGACGCTCGGCACGAAGGGCCACGGCCGGTATCGCGGTTTCTGGGCCAAGGTCGAGAGCATGGAGCAGACCGGCGAACGCTCCGTCCGCTTCACATTCAACGAGGAAAACCGCGAGCTGGCCCTGCTGGCGGGAATGCGCCCGATTCTGAAGAAAGCCCAATGGGATGGCGTGGACTTCGAGAACTCCGGCCTCGACGTGATCCCGATCACTTCCGCGCCCTACCAGATCACCGATTACGAACCCGGCCGCTTCGTCGAGCTGACCCGCGATCCGGACTACTGGGGCAAGGACGTGCCCTTCAAGGTCGGCACCGACAATCTCGACACGATCCGGATGGAATTCTTTGCCGATGCCACCGCGCATTTCGAGGCATTCAAGGCCGGTGAAATCACCTCGCTGCGCGAAACCAATGTCGAGACCTGGAATTCGCAATACGATTTCCCCGCCGTGCAGAATGGCGACGTGGTGAAATCGGAAATCGGGCACGAGCGGCCCACCGGGATTTACGGTTTTGTCATGAACTCCCGCCGCGACCTGTTCGACGACTGGCGCGTGCGTGATGCCATGATGCACGTCTTCAACTTCGAGTACATCAACGACGTGCAGACCGGCGGTGTGCAGCCGCGGATCACCTCCTACTACTCGAACTCCGAGCTGGGGATGCAGGACGGTCCGGCCGAGGGCAAGGTGCGCGAACTCCTCGAACCCTTCGCCGACGAACTTCTGCCCGGCGCGCTGGAAGGCTACAGCCTGCCGGTGGCCGACGGCACGGTGCGCAACCGGGCGAACACGGCACAGGCGCTCGACCTGATGGCGGAGGCCGGTTACACGATCGAGGACGGCGTCATGACCTCGCCCGAGGGGCAGCCCGTGACCTTCGAGATCCTGATCCGCCAGGGCCAGACCGACAACGTCTCCATCGCCGAAATCTTCTCGACCTCGCTCAAACGCCTCGGCATAGATGCGACGGTGGTCATGGTGGACTCCGCCCAGTTCGAGGACCGCACGAAGTCCTATGACTTCGACATGGCGTACTACGAACGCGGCCTGTCCCTGAGCCCCGGCAACGAGCAGTACCTCTACTGGGGCGCGGCAGGTGTCGACACGCCGGGAACCGGCAACTGGATGGGCATGAACAGCCCCGCGGCAGAGGCGATGATCGGCGAGATGCTGACTGCGGACACCCACGAAGATTTCGTCTCGGCGGTCCGTGCGCTGGACCGGGTTCTGACGACCGGGCGCTACGTGATCCCGATCATGTACCGCTACGACCTGAGCCGCATCGCCCATGCGAAGGAACTGCATTACCCCGCGACGCTGCCCGTTTATGGCGATTGGCTGGGCTTCCAGCCTGATGTATGGTGGTGGGAAGAGTGA
- a CDS encoding 3-hydroxybutyrate dehydrogenase, translating to MTLKGKTAVITGSNSGIGLGIAHEMAKAGANVVINSFTDRDEDHALAKEIADKHGVEVRYIKADMSKGDECRALIEKAGACDILVNNAGIQHVAPIDEFPVDKWDAIIAINLSSAYHTTAAALPLMRKAGWGRVVNIASAHGLTASPYKSAYVAAKHGIVGMTKVVALETAKEPITANAICPGYVLTPLVEAQIPDTMKKYDMGRDEVIEKVMLERQPSKEFATVEQLGGTAVFLCSDAASQITGTTISVDGGWTAL from the coding sequence ATGACCCTCAAGGGCAAGACGGCGGTGATCACAGGTTCCAATTCCGGCATCGGGCTCGGCATCGCGCACGAGATGGCGAAGGCCGGCGCAAACGTGGTCATCAACTCCTTCACGGACCGCGACGAGGACCACGCCCTCGCGAAGGAGATCGCGGACAAGCACGGCGTCGAGGTCCGCTACATCAAGGCCGACATGTCGAAGGGGGACGAGTGCCGCGCCCTGATCGAGAAGGCCGGTGCCTGCGACATCCTGGTGAACAACGCCGGCATCCAGCACGTCGCCCCCATCGACGAGTTCCCGGTGGACAAGTGGGACGCGATCATCGCGATCAACCTGTCCTCGGCCTATCACACGACCGCTGCAGCACTGCCGCTGATGCGCAAGGCGGGCTGGGGCAGGGTGGTCAACATCGCCTCCGCCCACGGGTTGACCGCATCGCCCTACAAGAGCGCCTACGTGGCCGCCAAGCACGGCATCGTCGGCATGACCAAGGTCGTGGCGCTGGAGACCGCGAAAGAGCCGATCACCGCCAATGCGATCTGCCCGGGCTACGTGCTGACCCCGCTGGTCGAGGCGCAGATCCCCGACACCATGAAGAAATACGACATGGGCCGCGACGAAGTGATCGAGAAGGTCATGCTCGAACGGCAGCCGTCGAAGGAATTCGCCACGGTCGAGCAACTGGGCGGCACCGCGGTGTTCCTTTGCTCGGACGCGGCGAGCCAGATCACAGGCACGACGATTTCCGTCGACGGCGGCTGGACGGCGCTCTGA
- a CDS encoding patatin-like phospholipase family protein: MKKRINVALQGGGAHGAFTWGVLDRLLEEPELEIAGVSGTSAGALNGAALKAGMVVGGAEMARANLDWVWGEVGALDTTMLPDWFSSWFPDPGHVSKTIEYSLPYMVGDTVSRMMSPYSWGPLYRNPLAAIVARLDFDSVCADASPEFFVCATLVRTGKIRIFEGDRIDSNAILASACLPTMYQAVEMDDPETGVSEAFWDGGYTGNPALFPFFKAALPDDIVVININPLVREKVPVTPPEIQNRINEISFNSSLLRELRAIDFVQRLLASGVLAPGTMKDVRVHMISDDALMNALSVATKTVAVPSLLAQLKEAGRRAAGAFLADHIDDVGKRQTADLRAMFE; this comes from the coding sequence ATGAAGAAACGGATCAATGTTGCCCTGCAGGGCGGTGGTGCTCATGGTGCCTTCACCTGGGGTGTGCTCGACCGGCTGCTGGAAGAGCCGGAGCTGGAAATCGCTGGCGTATCCGGCACCTCCGCCGGCGCCCTGAACGGTGCGGCGCTGAAGGCCGGGATGGTCGTCGGCGGCGCGGAGATGGCGCGCGCCAACCTCGACTGGGTCTGGGGAGAGGTCGGCGCACTCGACACCACCATGCTGCCCGACTGGTTCTCCTCCTGGTTTCCGGATCCCGGGCACGTGTCCAAGACCATCGAGTATTCCTTGCCCTACATGGTGGGGGACACCGTCAGCCGGATGATGTCGCCCTACTCCTGGGGGCCGCTCTACCGCAATCCGCTGGCGGCGATCGTTGCGCGGCTCGACTTCGACTCGGTCTGCGCCGACGCGTCGCCGGAATTCTTCGTCTGCGCCACGCTGGTCCGCACCGGCAAGATCCGCATCTTCGAAGGCGACAGGATCGACTCCAACGCCATCCTCGCCTCCGCCTGCCTGCCGACGATGTACCAGGCGGTCGAGATGGACGACCCCGAGACCGGTGTGTCCGAGGCGTTCTGGGACGGGGGCTATACCGGCAACCCGGCGCTCTTTCCGTTCTTCAAGGCGGCGCTGCCGGACGACATCGTGGTCATCAACATCAACCCGCTGGTGCGGGAGAAGGTACCGGTGACGCCGCCCGAGATCCAGAACCGGATCAACGAGATCAGCTTCAACTCGTCGCTGCTGCGCGAACTCCGGGCCATCGACTTCGTCCAGCGTCTGCTGGCGTCGGGGGTGCTGGCGCCGGGCACGATGAAGGACGTTCGGGTGCACATGATCTCGGACGATGCGCTGATGAATGCGCTGTCCGTCGCGACCAAGACTGTGGCCGTGCCCTCGCTGCTGGCGCAGCTGAAGGAGGCAGGGCGTCGCGCGGCCGGTGCCTTCCTCGCGGATCACATCGACGATGTCGGCAAACGTCAGACGGCGGACCTGCGGGCGATGTTCGAGTGA
- a CDS encoding DUF502 domain-containing protein, whose translation MNMPFDPEPKKRGRLLANLRNSFLTGIVVIAPVGLTVWLIWTVVGWVDGVVWPFVPDRLQPNALLNRWMVDASGDPRIPWLFEFLDSNNDGILEVNVRGLGVVVFLLFTIIVGWIAKGLIGRSMINFAESLVDRTPVVRSIYSGIKQLAETVFAQSERSFEKACLIEYPRKGIWAIGFISTDAKGEIARRTPTSAGLTSVFVPTTPNPTSGFLLFFPVEDVIELNMTIEDAAKLVISAGLVYPNGQEAKQAVEEWAKAS comes from the coding sequence ATGAACATGCCTTTCGATCCAGAGCCGAAGAAACGCGGACGCCTCCTGGCGAACCTTCGGAACTCTTTCCTGACGGGCATCGTCGTGATCGCGCCCGTTGGCCTGACCGTCTGGCTGATCTGGACCGTCGTGGGCTGGGTCGACGGTGTCGTCTGGCCCTTCGTGCCCGACCGCCTGCAGCCCAACGCCCTGCTCAACCGCTGGATGGTCGATGCCTCCGGTGATCCGCGCATCCCGTGGCTGTTCGAGTTTCTCGACAGCAACAACGACGGGATACTCGAGGTCAACGTCCGTGGCCTGGGCGTGGTCGTCTTCCTGCTGTTCACCATCATCGTCGGCTGGATCGCCAAGGGGCTGATCGGCCGCTCTATGATCAACTTCGCCGAAAGCCTCGTGGACCGCACGCCGGTCGTCCGGTCGATCTATTCCGGCATCAAGCAACTGGCCGAGACGGTCTTTGCGCAGTCCGAACGCAGTTTCGAGAAGGCCTGCCTGATCGAATACCCGCGCAAGGGGATCTGGGCCATCGGCTTCATCTCGACCGATGCCAAGGGCGAGATCGCGCGCCGGACCCCAACATCGGCCGGGCTGACCTCCGTTTTCGTGCCGACCACGCCGAACCCGACCTCGGGCTTCCTGCTGTTCTTCCCCGTCGAGGACGTGATCGAACTGAACATGACCATCGAGGACGCCGCCAAGCTGGTGATCTCGGCGGGTCTGGTCTACCCCAACGGACAGGAGGCCAAGCAGGCGGTGGAGGAATGGGCAAAGGCGTCCTGA
- a CDS encoding pseudouridine-5'-phosphate glycosidase encodes MITLSPEVQAAKGAKAPLVALESTIITHGMPYPQNLETARRVEAEVRNAGAVPATIAILDGRIHVGLTDEQLESLAQAKNVAKLSRADLAACLASGGTGATTVAATMIAANRAGIDVFATGGIGGVHKGAEESFDISADLQELAQTPVTVVAAGAKAILDLPKTLEVLETLGVPVIAVCQDHLPAFWSRNSGMKAPLRIDTAEGIARAHKMRRDLDIPGGQLVANPIPGGDEIAADTLAPIIARATQDAAKHGITGKAVTPYLLQRIFELTEGRSLQANIALVLNNARLAAGIAQELGRIA; translated from the coding sequence ATGATTACCCTTTCGCCCGAAGTTCAGGCCGCGAAGGGCGCCAAGGCGCCGCTGGTTGCACTTGAATCGACCATTATCACGCACGGAATGCCCTATCCGCAGAACCTCGAAACCGCCCGCCGGGTCGAGGCCGAGGTGCGCAATGCAGGTGCCGTGCCCGCGACCATCGCGATCCTCGACGGCCGGATCCATGTGGGGCTGACCGACGAACAACTGGAAAGCCTGGCACAGGCGAAGAACGTGGCAAAGCTGTCGCGCGCCGATCTGGCCGCCTGCCTTGCCAGCGGCGGCACCGGGGCGACCACGGTTGCGGCGACCATGATTGCCGCCAACCGGGCAGGCATCGACGTCTTCGCAACCGGCGGGATCGGCGGCGTGCACAAGGGCGCCGAGGAAAGCTTCGACATTTCCGCCGACCTTCAGGAACTGGCGCAGACGCCGGTGACGGTTGTGGCGGCGGGTGCAAAGGCGATCCTCGACCTGCCCAAGACGCTGGAAGTGCTGGAAACGCTGGGCGTGCCAGTGATCGCGGTCTGCCAGGACCATCTGCCGGCCTTCTGGTCGCGCAATTCCGGCATGAAGGCCCCGCTGCGCATCGACACCGCAGAGGGCATCGCCCGCGCCCACAAGATGCGCCGGGACCTCGATATCCCGGGCGGGCAGCTCGTTGCCAACCCGATCCCTGGCGGCGACGAGATCGCGGCCGACACGCTGGCGCCGATCATCGCCCGCGCGACGCAGGACGCGGCAAAGCACGGAATCACCGGCAAGGCGGTCACGCCCTACCTGCTGCAGCGGATTTTCGAATTGACGGAAGGCCGCTCGCTGCAAGCCAATATCGCCCTTGTCCTCAATAATGCCCGTCTTGCAGCGGGCATCGCCCAGGAACTCGGCAGAATAGCCTGA
- a CDS encoding PfkB family carbohydrate kinase, whose amino-acid sequence MTRDPDILCIGSVLWDVIGRANLHMTVGSDVPGRITRIPGGVALNIAMTLARFGLRPALLSSVGRDSQGDELLAECRALGLVTEHVYLSEDLPTDRYMAIEGVNGLIAAIADAHSLEAAGKKILRPLIDGPLGTADAPYPGAIALDGNLTESLLSEIAGAPAFAAADLRIAPASPGKALRLMPFLRAGRGTLYVNLEEAGLLCQRTFTNAPDAAAALLARGASRAIVTHGGETCADGTSDGVIRACPPKVLVTRITGAGDTFMAAHIAAERAGEDRPTALSHALKAAAAYVSGDMPS is encoded by the coding sequence ATGACGCGCGACCCGGATATCCTTTGCATCGGCTCCGTCCTCTGGGACGTGATCGGCCGCGCCAACCTGCACATGACGGTCGGGTCCGACGTGCCGGGGCGCATCACCCGCATTCCCGGCGGCGTTGCGCTGAACATCGCCATGACGCTCGCGCGGTTCGGCCTACGCCCGGCGCTCCTGTCCTCGGTTGGACGTGACAGCCAGGGTGATGAACTGCTGGCCGAGTGCCGCGCGCTGGGGCTGGTCACCGAACACGTCTACCTGTCCGAGGACCTGCCGACCGACCGTTACATGGCGATCGAAGGCGTGAACGGGCTGATCGCTGCCATCGCGGATGCGCACTCGCTGGAAGCCGCCGGGAAGAAGATCCTGCGTCCGCTCATCGACGGGCCGCTCGGGACTGCCGACGCCCCCTACCCCGGCGCCATCGCGCTCGATGGCAACCTGACCGAGTCGCTGCTGTCCGAGATCGCCGGTGCACCGGCCTTTGCCGCCGCCGATCTGCGGATCGCACCCGCCAGCCCCGGCAAGGCTCTGCGGCTGATGCCCTTCCTGCGCGCCGGTCGGGGAACGCTTTACGTGAACCTCGAAGAGGCCGGGCTGCTGTGCCAGCGGACCTTCACCAACGCACCCGATGCCGCCGCGGCGCTTCTGGCGCGCGGAGCGTCCCGCGCCATCGTCACACATGGCGGAGAGACATGCGCCGACGGTACGTCCGACGGCGTGATCCGCGCCTGCCCGCCCAAGGTCCTCGTGACGCGGATCACCGGTGCCGGCGACACATTCATGGCCGCCCATATCGCGGCAGAGCGCGCCGGCGAAGACCGGCCAACCGCCCTGTCGCACGCCCTGAAGGCGGCTGCCGCCTACGTATCCGGAGACATGCCCTCATGA
- a CDS encoding acyl-CoA dehydrogenase, whose translation MKDVKPALKAKDAPDLGAFDWEDPFRLTDQLSEEERMLAEGARAFAAEKLAPRVTKAFLEETVAPDIFAEMGGMGLLGITVPEEYGGLGSSYVSYGLVAREIERVDSGYRSMMSVQSSLVMYPIYAYGSEEQRRKYLPKLATGEWIGCFGLTEPDAGSDPGGMKTRAVKTDGGYRLNGSKMWISNSPIADVFVIWAKSEAHDGKIRGFVLEKGAKGLSAPKIENKLSLRASVTGEVVLDNVEVGEEALLPNVQGLKGPFGCLNRARYGISWGVLGAAEACWHAARAYGLDRKQFDKPIAGTQLFQKKLADMQTEIAFGLQGCLRVGRLMDEARGAPEMISILKRNNCGKALDIARMARDMHGGNGISAEFQVIRHMMNLETVNTYEGTHDVHALILGRAQTGLQAFY comes from the coding sequence ATGAAGGATGTGAAACCAGCGCTGAAGGCCAAGGATGCCCCCGATCTCGGGGCGTTCGACTGGGAGGATCCCTTCCGGCTGACGGACCAGTTGTCGGAAGAGGAACGCATGCTGGCCGAGGGCGCGCGCGCCTTCGCCGCCGAAAAGCTCGCGCCGCGGGTGACCAAGGCATTCCTGGAGGAGACCGTCGCGCCCGACATCTTTGCCGAGATGGGCGGCATGGGCCTGCTTGGCATCACGGTGCCCGAGGAATACGGCGGCCTGGGGTCGTCCTACGTGTCCTATGGACTTGTGGCGCGCGAGATCGAACGCGTCGATTCCGGCTACCGCTCGATGATGTCGGTGCAGTCGTCGCTGGTGATGTACCCGATCTACGCCTACGGCTCGGAAGAGCAGCGCCGTAAGTACCTGCCGAAACTGGCCACCGGCGAATGGATCGGCTGCTTTGGCCTGACGGAGCCTGACGCGGGGTCCGACCCCGGCGGCATGAAGACGCGGGCGGTCAAGACCGACGGCGGCTACCGGCTGAACGGCTCCAAGATGTGGATCTCCAACAGCCCCATCGCGGATGTCTTCGTGATCTGGGCGAAGTCCGAGGCGCATGACGGCAAGATCCGCGGCTTCGTGCTGGAGAAGGGCGCCAAGGGCCTCTCTGCGCCGAAGATCGAGAACAAGCTGAGCCTGCGTGCCTCCGTCACCGGCGAGGTGGTGCTGGACAACGTGGAGGTCGGGGAAGAGGCGCTGCTGCCGAATGTGCAGGGTCTGAAAGGGCCGTTCGGGTGCCTGAACCGTGCACGCTACGGCATCAGCTGGGGCGTTCTGGGCGCGGCAGAAGCCTGCTGGCACGCGGCCCGTGCCTATGGACTCGACCGCAAACAGTTCGACAAGCCCATCGCGGGCACACAGCTTTTCCAGAAGAAGCTGGCGGACATGCAGACGGAGATCGCTTTCGGCCTGCAAGGCTGCCTGCGCGTCGGACGGCTGATGGACGAGGCCCGCGGTGCGCCCGAGATGATCTCCATTCTCAAGCGCAACAATTGCGGCAAGGCGCTGGACATCGCCCGGATGGCCCGCGACATGCACGGGGGCAACGGCATCTCTGCCGAGTTCCAGGTGATCCGCCACATGATGAACCTCGAGACGGTGAACACCTACGAGGGCACACATGACGTGCACGCGCTGATCCTCGGCCGGGCGCAGACGGGCCTGCAGGCGTTCTACTGA